Proteins from a single region of Verrucosispora sp. NA02020:
- a CDS encoding phosphatase PAP2 family protein has product MGAVRDVLRRPLGHFTERTLAGLLLVLGAGVGFGLLLVLVRVQWTPLYDVDHGVAVWLNERISPIGPLVTVLTAITDLGGRPVIVWLVTVAVVGLLIRKQGRLAVFLIVTGAGALILDPSLKTLVDRLRPEVDVPIGTYAGQSFPSGHALGSMVAYGALLLVFLPAMAPRWRKPAIALAATVVVLIGFTRVALGVHFLSDVLGAWLLGAAWLGVTAYAFRLWRLERGRPAVPLTDGLEPEAAHEVALAPEEEKLLPHARAGVAEIVVGWVLVFGALYGFGMLVSYHADGTFLARLDETVPQWFADRGTPFLDDLSWVWSKVGDTHAILLISMVFCPLVLAIWRRWRPVLFVALTMFGELTLFLASAAAVDRPRPPVENLDGPMPTSSFPSGHIAATLCLWVAIAVVVFPRTDRWWRWLFVAAAVIMPVGVAVSRMYRGMHHPTDFMGAIMLTGLWIGLLYWVIRPNEDVRSGNQPEIESEDVDTLDDELAKAGQPG; this is encoded by the coding sequence GTGGGCGCGGTCCGGGACGTACTGCGACGACCACTCGGTCACTTCACCGAACGTACCCTCGCCGGGCTGCTGCTCGTCCTCGGCGCCGGGGTCGGTTTCGGGCTGCTCCTGGTGCTGGTCCGGGTGCAGTGGACCCCGCTATACGACGTGGACCACGGCGTGGCGGTCTGGCTCAACGAGCGGATCTCACCCATCGGTCCGCTGGTGACGGTGCTCACCGCCATCACCGACCTCGGCGGTCGACCGGTGATCGTCTGGCTGGTCACGGTGGCCGTGGTCGGGCTGCTGATCCGCAAGCAGGGTCGGCTCGCGGTCTTCCTGATCGTCACCGGGGCGGGCGCGCTGATCCTCGACCCGTCGCTCAAGACGCTCGTCGACCGGCTGCGCCCCGAGGTGGACGTGCCCATCGGCACGTACGCCGGGCAGAGCTTCCCCAGCGGACACGCCCTCGGGTCGATGGTCGCCTACGGCGCGCTGCTGCTGGTCTTCCTGCCGGCCATGGCGCCCCGCTGGCGCAAGCCGGCGATCGCCCTGGCCGCCACCGTCGTGGTCCTGATCGGATTCACCCGGGTCGCGCTCGGCGTGCACTTCCTCTCCGACGTGCTCGGCGCCTGGCTCCTCGGCGCGGCCTGGCTCGGCGTCACCGCGTACGCCTTCCGGCTGTGGCGGTTGGAACGCGGCCGCCCGGCCGTCCCACTGACCGACGGCCTGGAGCCCGAGGCGGCACACGAGGTGGCCCTGGCACCGGAGGAGGAGAAGCTGCTGCCGCACGCCCGTGCCGGCGTCGCCGAGATCGTGGTCGGCTGGGTGCTGGTCTTCGGCGCCCTCTACGGCTTCGGCATGCTCGTCAGCTACCACGCCGACGGCACCTTCCTGGCCCGGCTCGACGAGACCGTGCCGCAGTGGTTCGCCGACCGGGGCACCCCGTTCCTGGACGACCTGAGCTGGGTGTGGAGCAAGGTCGGCGACACCCACGCCATCCTGCTCATCTCGATGGTCTTCTGCCCGCTGGTGCTGGCGATCTGGCGACGCTGGCGGCCGGTGCTCTTCGTGGCGCTGACCATGTTCGGCGAGCTGACGCTCTTCCTCGCCTCCGCCGCCGCCGTGGACCGGCCGCGCCCGCCGGTGGAGAACCTGGACGGCCCGATGCCGACGTCCTCCTTCCCGTCCGGCCACATCGCGGCCACACTCTGCCTCTGGGTGGCGATCGCCGTGGTGGTCTTCCCGCGTACCGACCGGTGGTGGCGTTGGCTCTTCGTAGCGGCGGCGGTGATCATGCCGGTCGGTGTGGCAGTGTCCCGGATGTACCGGGGCATGCACCACCCGACCGACTTCATGGGCGCGATCATGCTGACCGGGCTCTGGATCGGGCTGCTCTACTGGGTGATTCGCCCCAACGAGGACGTACGGTCCGGCAACCAGCCGGAGATCGAGTCCGAGGACGTGGACACCCTCGACGACGAGCTGGCCAAGGCCGGCCAGCCGGGCTGA
- a CDS encoding diacylglycerol kinase family protein — MEAGRDGQALRSAVVVNPVKVEDLDTFRRTVVDALAAAGWPEPLWLETTVDDPGRGQTEQALAEGVDVVFACGGDGTVMACVSALVGTEVALAVLPQGTGNLLAANLGLSTDLAAGIEVAVERGRRLLDVGEVDGQHFAVMAGMGFDAQMLAATNETTKRRIGWPAYVVGAARHLRDRPMRVSISLDDQPPLRRRARSVLVANVGRLQGGVRLLTEAEPDDGYLDVAVLTPHRLRHWIRLGWAVVRRRDRVPRMEVFRARRVTITSNRPQPRELDGDLIEPGHELSVQIRRRALWLCVPQPESTPDLAEDASGAAERGERLIEEGRGE; from the coding sequence GTGGAAGCTGGACGAGACGGACAGGCCCTGCGCAGTGCGGTCGTGGTCAACCCGGTCAAGGTGGAGGATCTCGACACGTTCCGCCGCACGGTCGTCGACGCGCTCGCCGCCGCCGGCTGGCCCGAGCCGCTGTGGCTGGAGACCACCGTCGACGACCCCGGGCGCGGCCAGACCGAGCAGGCCCTGGCCGAGGGCGTCGACGTGGTCTTCGCCTGCGGCGGCGACGGCACCGTGATGGCCTGCGTCAGCGCGCTGGTCGGCACCGAGGTGGCCCTCGCCGTCCTTCCCCAGGGCACCGGGAACCTGCTCGCCGCCAACCTGGGACTCTCCACCGACCTGGCCGCCGGGATCGAGGTGGCCGTCGAGCGCGGACGGCGTCTGCTCGACGTCGGCGAGGTCGACGGGCAGCACTTCGCGGTGATGGCCGGCATGGGCTTCGACGCCCAGATGCTCGCCGCCACCAACGAGACGACGAAACGGCGGATCGGCTGGCCGGCGTACGTCGTGGGCGCCGCCCGGCACCTGCGCGACCGCCCGATGCGGGTGTCGATCTCGCTGGACGACCAGCCGCCGCTGCGCCGCCGCGCCCGCTCGGTGCTGGTCGCCAACGTCGGTCGGCTCCAGGGCGGCGTACGCCTGCTCACCGAGGCCGAACCCGACGACGGCTACCTCGACGTCGCCGTGCTCACCCCGCACCGGTTGCGACACTGGATCAGGCTCGGCTGGGCGGTGGTACGCCGCCGCGACCGGGTGCCCCGGATGGAGGTCTTCCGGGCCCGCCGGGTGACCATCACCAGCAACCGCCCCCAGCCGCGCGAACTGGACGGCGACCTGATCGAGCCCGGCCACGAGCTGAGCGTGCAGATCCGTCGACGGGCCCTGTGGCTGTGCGTACCGCAGCCGGAGAGCACACCCGACCTGGCCGAGGACGCGTCCGGCGCCGCCGAGCGGGGTGAGCGGCTCATCGAGGAGGGCCGGGGTGAGTAG
- a CDS encoding sporulation protein, which produces MVFKKMLSALGVGGPSVDTVLANPNTRPGLALDGQVNLLGGEAAANIEQIVIGLVTRVEVGEQAGVMEFHRQVVSGPLQLAAKQALSIPFQLPVPWETPITGLYGQRLHGMTMGLRTELAIARAVDKGDLDEINVHPLPVQERILEAFLQLGFRFKKADLERGRIQGVRQTLPFYQEIEFFAAPQYAQTVNELEVTFVANPHGVDVVLECDKRGGFLAPGQDVFGRYQVAHSDAERSDWVETVDGWIQETIGRFGALRAQGFGPQGYGAPGYGAPGYGPQGYGQPGYGPQGYGAPNKYGQPQRRGGVGMGGVVAGAALGAAGGMLAGHMIGNAFDGAEEEVTEAAGDFGGDFDGGGDFGGFEEF; this is translated from the coding sequence ATGGTCTTCAAGAAGATGTTGAGCGCGTTGGGCGTGGGCGGTCCGAGTGTGGACACCGTCCTGGCCAACCCGAACACCAGGCCCGGGTTGGCCCTCGACGGTCAGGTCAACCTGCTCGGCGGGGAGGCGGCGGCGAACATCGAGCAGATCGTCATCGGCCTGGTCACCCGGGTCGAGGTCGGCGAGCAGGCCGGGGTGATGGAGTTCCACCGGCAGGTGGTCAGCGGTCCGCTCCAACTCGCCGCGAAGCAGGCGCTGTCCATCCCGTTCCAGCTTCCGGTGCCGTGGGAGACCCCCATCACCGGGCTGTACGGCCAGCGGCTGCACGGCATGACGATGGGTCTGCGTACCGAGCTGGCGATCGCCCGCGCGGTCGACAAGGGCGACCTGGACGAGATCAACGTGCACCCGCTGCCGGTGCAGGAGCGGATCCTGGAGGCGTTCCTCCAGCTCGGCTTCCGTTTCAAGAAGGCCGACCTGGAGCGCGGCAGGATCCAGGGCGTACGCCAGACGCTGCCGTTCTACCAGGAGATCGAGTTCTTCGCCGCGCCGCAGTACGCGCAGACCGTCAACGAGCTCGAAGTGACGTTCGTGGCCAACCCGCACGGCGTGGACGTGGTGCTCGAATGCGACAAGCGGGGCGGATTCCTCGCGCCCGGCCAGGACGTGTTCGGCCGGTACCAGGTGGCCCACTCCGACGCCGAGCGGTCCGACTGGGTGGAGACGGTCGACGGCTGGATCCAGGAGACGATCGGGCGTTTCGGTGCACTGCGCGCCCAGGGGTTCGGCCCGCAGGGCTACGGCGCCCCCGGCTACGGTGCCCCCGGCTACGGCCCGCAGGGTTACGGCCAGCCGGGGTACGGGCCGCAGGGCTACGGCGCCCCGAACAAGTACGGCCAGCCGCAGCGGCGGGGCGGGGTCGGCATGGGCGGTGTGGTCGCCGGTGCGGCGCTCGGCGCGGCGGGCGGCATGCTCGCCGGTCACATGATCGGCAACGCCTTCGACGGTGCCGAGGAAGAGGTCACCGAGGCGGCCGGCGACTTCGGCGGTGACTTCGACGGCGGCGGTGACTTCGGGGGCTTCGAGGAGTTCTGA
- a CDS encoding cellulase family glycosylhydrolase: MRRLFGAVGAVLLATVAAVFAFGPSAHAATGFTVSGGKLYDANGNEFVMRGVNHAHTWYANQTSSFANIKALGANTVRVVLSSGDRWTRNSADDVSNVIQLCKTNRLICVLEVHDTTGYGEQSGAATLDQAVDYWLSIAGALNGQERYVIVNIGNEPYGNQNYSSWATDTSNAIRRLRTAGIAHTIMVDAPNWGQDWSFTMRDNAPTVFNADPARNTVFSVHMYGVFDTAAEISDYLGRFRSRGLPIVVGEFGHYHSDGDPDEDAILSYTQANGIGWLGWSWSGNSGGVEYLDMATSFNPNQLTSWGQRLFNGTNGIRQTAREASVFGGTPPPTTPPPTTPPPTTPPPTTPPPTTPPPTTPPPTTPPPTTPPPGGGCTATYSITGQWQGGFQGDVRVTAGSSAITGWTVRWTLAGGQSVSQSWNATVTSSGTTVTARNVSYNGQLGAGASTSFGFLGSWSGSNPAPAVTCTAS; this comes from the coding sequence ATGAGAAGACTTTTCGGGGCCGTCGGCGCCGTGCTGCTGGCGACCGTCGCCGCAGTGTTCGCCTTCGGCCCGTCGGCGCACGCCGCCACCGGCTTCACCGTCAGCGGCGGCAAGCTGTACGACGCCAACGGCAACGAGTTCGTCATGCGCGGCGTCAACCACGCGCACACCTGGTACGCGAACCAGACCAGTTCGTTCGCGAACATCAAGGCGCTCGGCGCGAACACCGTCCGGGTGGTGCTCTCCAGCGGTGACCGGTGGACCCGCAACAGCGCCGACGACGTGTCGAACGTGATCCAGCTCTGCAAGACCAACCGGCTGATCTGCGTGCTGGAGGTGCACGACACCACCGGCTACGGCGAGCAGAGCGGTGCCGCCACCCTCGACCAGGCGGTCGACTACTGGCTGAGCATCGCCGGCGCGCTCAACGGCCAGGAACGGTACGTGATCGTCAACATCGGCAACGAGCCGTACGGCAACCAGAACTACTCGTCCTGGGCCACCGACACGTCGAACGCGATCCGGCGGCTGCGTACCGCCGGCATCGCGCACACGATCATGGTGGATGCCCCGAACTGGGGCCAGGACTGGTCCTTCACCATGCGGGACAACGCGCCGACGGTGTTCAACGCCGACCCGGCCCGCAACACCGTCTTCTCGGTCCACATGTACGGCGTCTTCGACACCGCCGCCGAGATCAGCGACTACCTGGGCCGATTCCGCAGCCGGGGCCTGCCGATCGTGGTCGGCGAGTTCGGCCACTACCACTCCGACGGCGACCCCGACGAGGACGCCATCCTCTCCTACACGCAGGCCAACGGCATCGGCTGGCTGGGCTGGTCGTGGAGCGGCAACAGCGGTGGCGTGGAGTACCTCGACATGGCCACCTCGTTCAACCCCAACCAGTTGACCAGTTGGGGCCAGCGCCTGTTCAACGGCACCAACGGCATCCGGCAGACCGCCCGGGAGGCCAGTGTCTTCGGCGGTACCCCGCCGCCGACCACGCCTCCGCCCACCACGCCTCCGCCCACCACGCCTCCGCCCACCACGCCTCCGCCCACCACGCCTCCGCCGACGACCCCGCCGCCCACGACGCCTCCGCCGACGACCCCGCCGCCGGGTGGCGGCTGCACGGCGACGTACTCGATCACCGGGCAGTGGCAGGGCGGCTTCCAGGGCGACGTCCGGGTGACCGCCGGCAGCAGCGCCATCACGGGCTGGACGGTGCGCTGGACCCTCGCCGGTGGCCAGTCGGTGAGCCAGTCCTGGAATGCCACGGTCACCAGCAGCGGTACCACCGTGACCGCTCGCAACGTCTCCTACAACGGCCAGCTCGGCGCCGGTGCCAGCACCAGCTTCGGCTTCCTCGGCAGTTGGAGCGGAAGCAACCCGGCCCCTGCGGTGACCTGCACCGCGAGCTGA
- a CDS encoding Clp protease N-terminal domain-containing protein, with translation MMFERFTDRARTVVRHARDEARAEGRGPVGTEHLLLGILADGDALAVRVLRDVGVTGDDLRERVRRHTVRGDDGLAEADAAALREIGIDLAAIVARIEESFGPDALREAVPAPRRRWGRLRRHPGGPFSARARKVLELSLREAMRLRHRHIGTEHLLLGLLREGNGLAALVLTEAGVDLADVRRRVETALRAAA, from the coding sequence ATGATGTTCGAACGGTTCACCGACCGCGCCCGCACCGTGGTGCGGCACGCACGCGACGAGGCGCGGGCCGAGGGGCGAGGACCCGTCGGCACCGAGCACCTGCTGCTCGGCATCCTCGCCGACGGCGACGCGCTGGCCGTCCGGGTGCTCCGCGACGTCGGGGTCACCGGTGACGACCTGCGGGAGCGGGTACGCCGCCACACCGTCCGGGGCGACGACGGGCTCGCCGAGGCCGACGCCGCCGCGCTGCGGGAGATCGGCATCGACCTGGCCGCGATCGTGGCCCGGATCGAGGAGTCCTTCGGCCCGGACGCGTTGCGTGAGGCCGTGCCGGCACCGCGTCGCCGCTGGGGTCGGCTCCGGCGGCACCCGGGCGGGCCGTTCTCCGCCCGCGCCAGGAAGGTGCTGGAGCTCTCCCTGCGCGAGGCGATGCGGCTGCGGCACCGGCACATCGGCACCGAGCACCTCCTGCTGGGGCTGCTCCGCGAGGGCAACGGGCTGGCCGCGCTGGTGCTCACCGAGGCCGGGGTGGACCTGGCCGACGTACGCCGCCGGGTGGAGACCGCGCTGCGGGCCGCCGCCTGA
- a CDS encoding TIGR03557 family F420-dependent LLM class oxidoreductase, translated as MVSIGYTLMCEQAGPKQLVDHAVRAEAAGFDQLVMSDHYYPWLESQGHSPYAWSVLGAVAHATSRAELMSFVTCPIRRYHPAVVAQKAATVGLLSDGRFTLGLGAGENLNEHVVGAWPHVQQRHEMFEEALQIIRPLLNGETLTFSGNHYDVPDAYLWDRPDTPVPMAVAASGRQSATLAAEYADGMIATEPEAHLVEMYEEAGGAGQPRYGQVAICYGPDESECRKIAHDQFRWFGLGWKVNAELPDADAFEAASQSVREEDVAAGISCGPDVDTHVAAFKKFVDAGFTHVALVQVGGDHQPMFLDWAQEQLLPRLREL; from the coding sequence ATGGTCAGCATCGGATACACGTTGATGTGCGAACAGGCAGGCCCGAAGCAACTCGTCGACCACGCGGTACGGGCCGAGGCAGCCGGCTTCGACCAGCTCGTCATGTCCGACCACTACTACCCCTGGCTGGAGTCGCAGGGCCACTCGCCGTACGCCTGGTCGGTGCTGGGCGCGGTCGCCCACGCCACCTCCCGCGCGGAGCTGATGTCGTTCGTGACCTGCCCGATCCGGCGGTACCACCCGGCCGTGGTGGCACAGAAGGCCGCCACCGTCGGACTCCTCTCCGACGGGCGGTTCACCCTCGGCCTCGGCGCCGGGGAGAACCTCAACGAGCACGTGGTGGGCGCCTGGCCGCACGTGCAGCAGCGGCACGAGATGTTCGAGGAGGCGTTGCAGATCATCCGGCCGCTGCTCAACGGCGAGACGCTGACCTTCTCCGGCAACCACTACGACGTGCCCGACGCGTACCTGTGGGACCGACCCGACACGCCGGTGCCGATGGCGGTGGCCGCGTCCGGACGGCAGTCCGCCACCCTGGCCGCCGAGTACGCCGACGGCATGATCGCCACCGAGCCGGAAGCGCACCTGGTGGAGATGTACGAGGAGGCCGGTGGCGCCGGACAACCCCGCTACGGCCAGGTGGCCATCTGCTACGGCCCGGACGAGTCCGAGTGCCGCAAGATCGCGCACGACCAGTTCCGCTGGTTCGGGCTCGGCTGGAAGGTCAACGCCGAACTGCCCGACGCCGACGCCTTCGAGGCCGCCTCGCAGTCCGTACGCGAAGAGGACGTGGCCGCCGGCATCTCCTGCGGTCCGGACGTGGACACGCACGTGGCCGCGTTCAAGAAGTTCGTCGACGCCGGCTTCACGCACGTGGCGCTGGTGCAGGTCGGCGGCGACCACCAACCGATGTTCCTCGACTGGGCGCAGGAGCAGTTGCTGCCCCGGCTGCGCGAACTGTGA
- a CDS encoding ATP-binding domain-containing protein, with protein MLYHRLDDLRDQAAQRLTEELRAAGGTLQARSERDSAVRMYAEQVEQFAAVENGLCFGRLDTDDDERHYIGRIGIFDTDGDYDPLLMDWRAPAARAFYLATAANPQGIRRRRHLRTRQRKVVALNDEVLDLTTASPTAHEELTGEASLLAALNAGRTGRMRDIVETIQAEQDRIIRSDLSGVLVVQGGPGTGKTAVALHRAAYLLYTHRRELSTRGVLMVGPNVTFLRYISQVLPALAETGVLLRTQGDLFPGVSARRAEPATTAALKGRPVMTEVLANAVRDRQRVPDEPLEITLPQQEVLVLDPATVRAARDRVRHSDRPHNLARALFDVEVIHALADQIAERIGADPLGGDNLLEEADRAEIRRELREEPEITAALDELWPVLTPQRLLADLYASTDRIATAAPMLTADERAALHREPGGWTPADVPLLDEAAELLGEDDRAAAARRERIRAMEREYAEGVLEIARGSRSIDVEDEADGGEILGVTDLLDADRLLERQEEADRLTTAQRAAADRSWAFGHIIIDEAQELSPMAWRLLMRRCPSRSMTIVGDVAQTGALAGTPSWSEALAPYVADRWRLTELTVSYRTPAEIMEVAGRVLAEIDPALRPPRAVRASGFPPGTRDVPADRLATELVEVATDEAAGLTDGRLGVIVPAGRVDDLGTALTTALPEAAVGEQPDLESRVVVLTVAEAKGLEFDSVIVVDPNRIVAESPRGRSDLYVALTRATQRLTTLTPTP; from the coding sequence ATGCTCTACCACCGCCTCGACGACCTGCGGGACCAGGCGGCACAGCGGTTGACCGAGGAACTGCGGGCGGCGGGCGGCACCCTCCAGGCACGCTCCGAGCGCGACAGCGCGGTCCGCATGTACGCCGAACAGGTCGAGCAGTTCGCGGCGGTGGAGAACGGTCTCTGCTTCGGTCGACTCGACACCGACGACGACGAGCGCCACTACATCGGCCGGATCGGCATCTTCGACACCGACGGCGACTACGACCCGCTGCTGATGGACTGGCGGGCCCCCGCCGCCCGCGCCTTCTACCTCGCCACCGCCGCCAACCCGCAGGGCATCCGGCGGCGGCGTCACCTGCGGACCCGGCAGCGCAAGGTGGTCGCCCTCAACGACGAGGTGCTGGACCTGACCACCGCCTCCCCCACCGCCCACGAGGAGCTGACCGGCGAGGCGTCGCTGCTGGCCGCGCTCAACGCCGGGCGTACCGGCCGGATGCGCGACATCGTCGAGACCATCCAGGCCGAACAGGACCGGATCATCCGGTCCGACCTGTCCGGCGTACTGGTGGTGCAGGGCGGCCCCGGCACCGGCAAGACCGCGGTGGCACTGCACCGCGCCGCGTACCTGCTCTACACGCACCGTCGGGAACTCTCCACCCGGGGCGTCCTGATGGTCGGCCCGAACGTCACCTTCCTGCGGTACATCTCGCAGGTGCTGCCCGCGCTGGCCGAGACCGGCGTGCTGCTGCGTACCCAGGGGGACCTCTTCCCCGGCGTCAGCGCCCGGCGCGCGGAGCCGGCCACCACCGCAGCCCTCAAGGGACGGCCGGTGATGACCGAGGTGCTGGCCAACGCGGTCCGCGACCGGCAGCGGGTGCCCGACGAGCCGCTGGAGATCACGCTGCCGCAGCAGGAGGTCCTCGTGCTCGACCCGGCGACCGTCCGGGCCGCCCGGGACCGCGTGCGCCACAGCGACCGCCCACACAACCTGGCCCGCGCCCTCTTCGACGTCGAGGTCATCCACGCGCTGGCCGACCAGATCGCCGAACGGATCGGCGCCGACCCGCTGGGCGGCGACAACCTGCTCGAAGAGGCCGACCGCGCCGAGATCCGCCGGGAACTGCGCGAAGAACCCGAGATCACCGCCGCGCTGGACGAGCTGTGGCCGGTCCTCACCCCGCAACGCCTGCTCGCCGACCTGTACGCCTCGACCGACCGCATCGCCACCGCCGCGCCGATGCTCACCGCCGACGAGCGGGCCGCCCTGCACCGCGAGCCCGGCGGCTGGACCCCGGCCGACGTACCGCTGCTGGACGAGGCGGCGGAACTGCTCGGCGAGGACGACCGGGCCGCCGCCGCCCGCCGGGAACGCATCCGCGCCATGGAACGCGAGTACGCCGAGGGCGTACTGGAGATCGCCCGGGGCTCCCGGTCCATCGACGTCGAGGACGAGGCCGACGGCGGCGAGATCCTCGGCGTGACCGACCTGCTCGACGCCGACCGGCTGCTGGAACGGCAGGAGGAGGCCGACCGGCTCACCACCGCCCAGCGCGCCGCCGCCGACCGCTCCTGGGCGTTCGGCCACATCATCATCGACGAGGCGCAGGAACTCTCCCCGATGGCCTGGCGACTGCTGATGCGCCGGTGCCCGAGCCGTTCCATGACGATCGTCGGCGACGTGGCCCAGACCGGGGCCCTGGCCGGCACCCCGTCCTGGTCGGAGGCGTTGGCACCGTACGTGGCCGACCGGTGGCGGCTCACCGAGTTGACCGTCAGCTACCGCACCCCCGCCGAGATCATGGAGGTGGCTGGTCGCGTACTGGCCGAGATCGACCCGGCCCTGCGCCCACCCCGCGCCGTACGCGCCAGCGGCTTCCCGCCCGGCACGCGGGACGTACCGGCGGACCGGCTGGCCACGGAGCTGGTCGAGGTCGCCACCGACGAGGCCGCCGGGCTCACCGACGGACGGCTCGGCGTGATCGTGCCGGCCGGTCGCGTCGACGACCTCGGCACCGCGCTCACCACCGCGCTACCGGAGGCGGCCGTCGGCGAGCAGCCCGACCTGGAGAGCCGGGTGGTGGTGCTGACCGTCGCCGAGGCCAAGGGCCTGGAGTTCGACTCGGTGATCGTGGTCGACCCGAACCGCATCGTCGCCGAGTCCCCCCGGGGGCGCAGTGACCTCTACGTGGCCCTCACCCGCGCCACCCAACGCCTCACCACCCTCACCCCCACCCCCTGA
- a CDS encoding YihY/virulence factor BrkB family protein, with protein sequence MSSTKMVPETRLMADEQLCADHAWQTLRREGGWHLLHDAFVRFRYGDGFSHARAFAFQLCLAVVPFLIALTGLISELGAAEGGEVVADTVLALTPGASEAVVADLLGEGAGGERVEDIGEVALALGLGTGLVALTSTMAQIERGANRIYGVERDRPALRKYLRAAVLAVVAGIPALTGFLILVGGGPMGDSVERRYAWGEWAAILWDVVRWPLSLALTVLAVAVLFRYAPRRRQPGLSWLLFGAGIATALWWLASLLLAGYVRFSEDFGQTYGALTGMMALLLWANLTGMALFGGLAFAAQLEAVRIGVSEPAKPDLWKPNAPRAGLHDTGEMTAL encoded by the coding sequence GTGAGTAGCACCAAGATGGTGCCGGAGACCCGGCTGATGGCCGACGAGCAGCTCTGCGCCGACCACGCCTGGCAGACGCTGCGCCGCGAGGGCGGCTGGCACCTGCTGCACGACGCCTTCGTCCGGTTCCGCTACGGCGACGGGTTCAGCCACGCCCGCGCCTTCGCCTTCCAGCTCTGCCTGGCCGTGGTGCCGTTCCTGATCGCGCTGACCGGGCTCATCTCGGAGCTGGGGGCGGCCGAGGGCGGCGAGGTGGTGGCCGACACCGTCCTCGCGCTCACCCCCGGCGCCAGCGAGGCGGTCGTCGCCGATCTGCTCGGCGAGGGCGCGGGCGGCGAACGCGTCGAGGACATCGGCGAGGTGGCGCTGGCCCTCGGCCTCGGCACCGGGCTGGTCGCGCTGACCAGCACGATGGCGCAGATCGAGCGGGGCGCCAACCGGATCTACGGCGTCGAGCGAGACCGCCCCGCCCTGCGGAAGTACCTGCGCGCCGCGGTGCTCGCCGTCGTCGCCGGCATACCGGCGCTGACCGGGTTCCTCATCCTCGTCGGCGGCGGCCCGATGGGCGACTCGGTGGAACGCCGCTACGCCTGGGGCGAGTGGGCCGCCATCCTCTGGGACGTGGTGCGCTGGCCGCTCAGCCTCGCGCTGACCGTGCTGGCCGTCGCGGTGCTGTTCCGGTACGCCCCACGTCGCCGTCAACCCGGCCTGTCCTGGCTGCTCTTCGGCGCCGGCATCGCCACCGCGCTCTGGTGGCTGGCCAGCCTGCTGCTCGCCGGCTACGTGCGGTTCAGTGAGGACTTCGGCCAGACGTACGGCGCGCTGACCGGCATGATGGCGTTGTTGCTCTGGGCCAACCTCACCGGCATGGCGCTCTTCGGCGGGCTGGCCTTCGCCGCCCAACTGGAGGCGGTCCGCATCGGTGTGTCCGAGCCCGCCAAGCCGGACCTGTGGAAGCCGAACGCCCCACGTGCGGGTCTGCACGACACCGGCGAGATGACCGCGCTCTAG
- a CDS encoding endonuclease/exonuclease/phosphatase family protein translates to MMTWNIRNGGQDRHGPDRRTLLARVVAAHRPDVLALQELRGLDVARFASDAGLTPHLARSPFGQPVALLVHPRWPTTATGPVRRPFHHAAQRVTLSTDAGPLAVLSTHFYPYRGGRRLVEAGWAAAALRRSRADLALLAGDLNTLAPYADHADGVDRADRADAVDRADHARSLARLAPAYRRRHLRRDGRTVDTRAVARLLASGLVDLAATAGPTVPTGYGHTPEFAEMRLDYLLATPALAAHLVDVQVIRTPDTHRASDHHPIQATFTLTPPT, encoded by the coding sequence ATGATGACCTGGAACATCCGCAACGGCGGACAGGACCGGCACGGCCCGGACCGGCGCACCCTGCTGGCCCGGGTCGTCGCCGCACACCGCCCGGACGTCCTCGCCCTCCAGGAACTGCGCGGCCTCGACGTGGCCCGCTTCGCGTCGGACGCCGGCCTGACGCCCCACCTGGCCCGGTCGCCCTTCGGCCAGCCGGTCGCGTTACTCGTGCACCCGCGCTGGCCGACCACGGCGACCGGGCCGGTCCGTCGACCGTTCCACCACGCGGCACAGCGCGTCACACTGTCCACCGACGCCGGGCCGCTCGCCGTCCTCAGCACCCACTTCTATCCGTACCGTGGTGGCCGCCGCCTGGTCGAGGCCGGCTGGGCGGCCGCCGCGCTACGCCGGTCCCGCGCCGACCTCGCCCTGCTCGCCGGAGACCTGAACACCCTCGCCCCGTACGCCGACCACGCCGATGGTGTTGATCGCGCCGACCGTGCCGATGCAGTCGATCGCGCTGATCACGCCAGGAGTCTGGCCCGGCTGGCACCCGCGTACCGCCGTCGGCACCTGCGCCGCGACGGACGGACCGTGGACACCCGGGCGGTGGCCCGCCTGCTCGCCAGCGGTCTGGTCGACCTGGCCGCCACCGCCGGCCCGACCGTGCCCACCGGCTACGGACACACGCCGGAGTTCGCCGAGATGCGCCTGGACTACCTGCTGGCCACCCCCGCCCTGGCCGCCCACCTGGTCGACGTCCAGGTCATCCGCACCCCCGACACCCACCGGGCCTCCGACCACCACCCCATACAGGCCACCTTCACCCTCACCCCACCCACGTAG